In one window of Acidimicrobiales bacterium DNA:
- the ssb gene encoding single-stranded DNA-binding protein — translation MSNGNNVTLVGNITRDPELRFTPTGQATASFGLAVNRRWQNRQTQEWEEATSFFDVVCWREMAENASESLVRGSRVLVTGRLDQRSWENAEGERRSKIEVVADEIGPSLRWATAQVTKNERRGPGGDGGSGGGGGGSPRPVAAGQSSGYDHSEEPF, via the coding sequence ATGTCGAATGGGAACAACGTCACCCTGGTTGGAAACATCACGCGCGATCCGGAGCTGCGGTTCACCCCCACGGGGCAGGCCACGGCGTCGTTCGGCCTCGCCGTGAACCGCCGCTGGCAGAACAGGCAGACCCAGGAGTGGGAGGAGGCGACGTCCTTCTTCGACGTGGTCTGCTGGCGGGAGATGGCCGAGAACGCCAGCGAGAGCCTCGTCCGGGGCTCCCGGGTGCTCGTCACCGGTCGGCTCGACCAGCGCAGCTGGGAGAACGCCGAAGGTGAGCGGCGATCGAAGATCGAGGTCGTGGCCGACGAGATCGGTCCCAGCCTTCGCTGGGCGACGGCCCAGGTCACCAAGAACGAGCGCCGGGGTCCCGGCGGTGACGGCGGGTCCGGAGGTGGCGGGGGCGGGAGCCCCCGCCCCGTCGCTGCCGGCCAGTCGTCCGGCTATGACCACAGCGAGGAGCCCTTCTGA
- the rpsF gene encoding 30S ribosomal protein S6: protein MRPYEVMIILDASLEEDAIRAVIDRATEVIRSRGGNLGRVDRWGKRRFAYELDHRWEGYYILLEITAEPAALTELARVLSLTDEVLRHKVIRLPDRVAGLVGPSARSRTGAEAEAS, encoded by the coding sequence ATGCGGCCCTACGAGGTCATGATCATCCTCGACGCCAGCCTGGAGGAAGATGCCATCCGGGCGGTCATCGACCGGGCCACCGAGGTCATCCGGTCCCGCGGGGGCAACCTCGGCCGGGTCGACCGCTGGGGCAAGCGCCGGTTCGCCTACGAGCTCGACCATCGCTGGGAGGGGTACTACATCCTCCTGGAGATCACGGCCGAGCCGGCGGCGTTGACCGAGCTTGCCCGGGTGCTCTCCCTCACTGACGAAGTGCTTCGTCACAAGGTCATACGGCTACCCGATCGGGTGGCGGGACTCGTCGGTCCCAGCGCTCGATCCCGGACCGGGGCCGAGGCCGAGGCGAGCTGA
- the panB gene encoding 3-methyl-2-oxobutanoate hydroxymethyltransferase, with the protein MAQQGTVPAVRSRKRATGSPPLVMVTAYDAPTARIADQGGVDLILVGDSLAMVVLGYDDTLHVTVEDMAHHVAAVRRAGPRALVVADLPWMSYHVDEADTVRNGAALVRAGAQAVKLEGGRRRARMVAALADAEIPVMGHLGLTPQSMHVMGGFTVQAREAEAARTLLADARALQEAGCFAIVLEGIPDVVAGMVTEAVEIPTVGIGAGPWCDGQVLVFHDLVGLEERKAPKFVRRYASLADDASAAVTAFAADVRAGRFPADAESYHLKDEVAASLWSAAQPTSSAGAPDEVVSVGTSGGASSTAGRDPR; encoded by the coding sequence ATGGCTCAGCAAGGGACCGTTCCCGCCGTACGATCGCGCAAGCGGGCGACGGGGAGCCCACCGCTGGTGATGGTCACCGCCTACGACGCGCCGACGGCGCGCATCGCCGATCAAGGGGGCGTCGATCTGATCCTCGTCGGCGACTCGCTCGCCATGGTCGTCCTCGGCTACGACGACACGTTGCACGTGACCGTCGAGGACATGGCGCACCACGTCGCCGCGGTGAGACGGGCCGGCCCCCGGGCTCTCGTCGTGGCCGACCTGCCCTGGATGAGCTATCACGTCGACGAGGCCGACACCGTGCGCAACGGCGCCGCCCTGGTTCGGGCCGGAGCCCAGGCGGTCAAGCTGGAGGGAGGGCGCCGCCGCGCTCGCATGGTCGCTGCCCTGGCCGATGCGGAGATCCCGGTCATGGGGCACCTGGGTCTGACGCCGCAGTCCATGCACGTGATGGGGGGGTTTACGGTCCAGGCCCGCGAAGCCGAAGCGGCGAGGACGCTGTTGGCCGACGCCCGCGCCCTGCAGGAGGCCGGCTGCTTCGCCATCGTGCTGGAGGGAATACCGGATGTCGTCGCGGGCATGGTCACCGAAGCCGTGGAGATTCCTACCGTCGGGATCGGCGCCGGTCCCTGGTGCGACGGCCAGGTACTGGTATTCCACGACCTGGTTGGTCTGGAGGAGCGCAAAGCCCCGAAGTTCGTCCGTCGCTATGCCTCGCTCGCAGATGACGCCTCGGCTGCGGTCACGGCCTTCGCGGCCGACGTTCGGGCCGGGCGTTTCCCGGCCGACGCCGAGAGCTATCACCTGAAAGATGAGGTGGCCGCGAGCCTCTGGTCCGCGGCCCAGCCCACCTCTTCCGCCGGCGCACCGGACGAGGTGGTCTCGGTTGGCACCAGTGGAGGGGCGTCATCAACCGCAGGTCGCGATCCGCGGTGA